The nucleotide window TCCTGGCCTGCCACTGACGCAGCACCTCGACGACGGTCGCGGTCTCGGCATTGCCGACGCGCAGGTGCACGACCTTCGGCGGCGCACCAAACAGTACGCTCCGCGCGTTGAAGTCATCGTCTTTGGTCAGGATGACGAAGCCGCCTTCCCGAGCGGTCGCCCAGAGTCGCGCGTCGTCGACGCCGCGAAGGTGCAGGGTCTCGACATGCACGGTTCCCGGAAACGACTCACTCAGGACGCCGACGAGTCGGGGGCTCAGGTTCTCGTCGACAAGGAACCGCATACGTCACGCGGCCGGCGTTGCCAGACGCCGCTCCCGTGCTGCCGCAAACGCCAGCACGGCCCGAATGCCCTCGGAGGTGAGGCTCGGGAAGTCGGCGAGGATCTGAGCTTCGGTCATGCCCGAGGCCAGGTACTCGAGTACGTCCTGCACAGTGATGCGCGTCCCGGCGACGCACGGCTTGCCGTTGCGAACGCCCGG belongs to Acidobacteriota bacterium and includes:
- a CDS encoding DUF5615 family PIN-like protein, which codes for MRFLVDENLSPRLVGVLSESFPGTVHVETLHLRGVDDARLWATAREGGFVILTKDDDFNARSVLFGAPPKVVHLRVGNAETATVVEVLRQWQARIEAFGRDESTSLLVLP
- a CDS encoding DUF433 domain-containing protein; protein product: MPWEDLITVTPGVRNGKPCVAGTRITVQDVLEYLASGMTEAQILADFPSLTSEGIRAVLAFAAARERRLATPAA